A section of the Leptotrichia sp. HSP-342 genome encodes:
- a CDS encoding MalY/PatB family protein, whose product MSKKYDFETILSRKGQGSYKWEQMYEVLPELEDDIVPFSVADMELKIAPEITEGMKKYIDEAVLGYSGTYLKYYEAVIGWMERRYGFKVEKDWILCTPGVVSAIYAAIKAFAKENEGVITFTPVYFPFYSSITSNNRKLVDCGLVESKNENGEVKYSIDFEKFEEFAKDKNNKILLLCSPHNPLGIVWSREDLEKIGKIAVENDLIVISDEIHSDIVMAGHKHTVFQTLSEKFAEITITCTAPTKSFNLAGAGISNIIIKNEKLRKKFKAEIEKMSMHVFSTLAYKACELAYTESEEWLDEFLLLIDKNQKLVNKFFEERFVDLKAPLIQGTYLQWLDFRPLGLKNTELKEFMNKKSKIFFSEGYTFGKAGDGFERVNLAVPTKYLEKMLERLYEVLKVEFPKFCK is encoded by the coding sequence ATGTCAAAAAAATATGATTTTGAAACAATCCTAAGCAGAAAAGGGCAAGGTTCGTACAAATGGGAGCAGATGTATGAAGTGCTTCCAGAGCTGGAAGATGATATTGTTCCGTTTTCTGTGGCGGACATGGAATTAAAGATTGCTCCTGAGATAACAGAAGGAATGAAAAAATATATTGATGAAGCCGTTTTGGGGTATTCGGGGACTTATCTGAAATATTATGAGGCTGTTATAGGCTGGATGGAGAGAAGGTACGGTTTTAAGGTAGAAAAAGACTGGATTTTGTGTACTCCTGGCGTGGTTTCAGCTATATATGCTGCGATTAAAGCTTTTGCGAAAGAGAATGAAGGTGTGATTACGTTTACTCCTGTTTATTTTCCGTTTTATAGTTCAATTACTTCAAATAATAGAAAATTGGTGGATTGTGGATTAGTTGAGAGTAAAAATGAGAATGGTGAAGTCAAGTATTCTATTGATTTTGAAAAATTTGAAGAGTTTGCAAAAGATAAAAATAATAAAATATTGCTTTTGTGCAGTCCTCATAATCCGCTTGGGATTGTGTGGAGCAGGGAAGATTTGGAAAAAATTGGAAAAATTGCAGTTGAGAATGATTTGATTGTGATTTCTGATGAGATTCATTCTGATATTGTCATGGCTGGTCATAAACATACAGTCTTTCAGACTTTATCAGAAAAATTTGCTGAGATTACAATAACATGTACTGCCCCTACAAAGAGTTTTAATCTAGCTGGAGCAGGAATCTCAAATATAATTATCAAAAATGAGAAATTACGTAAAAAATTCAAGGCTGAAATAGAAAAAATGTCAATGCATGTTTTTTCAACATTAGCATATAAAGCATGTGAACTGGCTTATACAGAGTCAGAAGAATGGTTAGATGAATTTTTACTGTTAATTGATAAAAATCAGAAATTGGTAAATAAATTTTTTGAAGAAAGATTTGTAGATTTGAAGGCACCGCTAATTCAAGGAACTTATTTACAATGGCTAGATTTTCGGCCATTGGGGCTTAAAAATACAGAACTCAAGGAATTTATGAATAAAAAATCAAAAATATTTTTTAGTGAGGGATATACATTTGGAAAGGCTGGAGATGGATTTGAGAGAGTAAATCTAGCTGTGCCAACTAAATATTTGGAGAAAATGCTGGAAAGACTTTATGAAGTGTTAAAAGTGGAATTTCCAAAATTTTGTAAGTAA
- a CDS encoding DGQHR domain-containing protein yields MNNKLEKKYLKINQRDFVMYTTVITVEELLNNTYIEYYNPDNEMGYQRQLVTSHYKKISKFLKETSNPIMPDAIICAIDKKDIEIDNKKSILIFHSELRIVDGQHRKEGFKYLFEKNSDQKENFLKYEIPMIVLVIESDNDKIIEIETFVNINSKGKKVKTDLAIELRNKLRNVKKERFEDKNDFIESLATKIAKICNEQENQPWKNKIKMAEEIAKKPIGLNTFKQAIKSVIDSYINMKNIDFKRITIDGEDYEELVQKISNLFIEAWKVIFEKWEEAFSSYIDYNIMKSVGVYSINEILSETVNVDEAESLKNFKEKIQKSKKNSNVWRRGGILSGYSSAQGFKEVKKIILSEEEK; encoded by the coding sequence ATGAATAATAAATTAGAAAAAAAATATTTAAAAATTAATCAGAGGGATTTTGTAATGTATACCACTGTAATAACTGTTGAAGAATTATTAAATAATACATATATAGAATATTATAATCCTGACAATGAAATGGGGTACCAAAGACAGTTAGTTACCTCACATTACAAAAAAATTAGTAAATTTCTTAAAGAAACGAGTAATCCTATTATGCCTGATGCTATAATTTGTGCTATAGACAAAAAGGATATTGAAATAGATAATAAAAAATCAATATTAATATTTCATAGTGAACTTAGAATTGTTGATGGGCAACATAGAAAAGAAGGATTTAAATATCTTTTTGAAAAAAATTCTGATCAAAAGGAAAATTTTTTAAAATATGAAATTCCAATGATAGTTTTAGTGATTGAGAGTGATAATGACAAGATTATAGAAATTGAAACATTTGTTAATATAAATAGCAAAGGAAAAAAAGTAAAGACAGACTTAGCAATAGAATTAAGAAATAAGTTAAGAAATGTGAAAAAAGAAAGGTTTGAAGATAAGAATGATTTTATAGAATCGTTAGCAACAAAAATAGCAAAAATTTGTAATGAACAAGAAAATCAACCATGGAAAAATAAAATTAAAATGGCTGAAGAAATAGCTAAAAAACCAATAGGATTAAATACTTTTAAACAAGCAATAAAAAGTGTTATAGATTCGTATATTAATATGAAAAATATTGATTTTAAAAGAATAACAATTGATGGAGAAGATTATGAAGAGTTAGTACAAAAAATATCTAATTTATTTATTGAAGCTTGGAAAGTAATTTTTGAAAAATGGGAGGAAGCATTTAGTAGTTACATAGATTATAATATAATGAAAAGTGTAGGTGTATATTCTATAAATGAGATATTATCAGAGACTGTGAATGTTGATGAAGCTGAAAGTTTAAAAAATTTTAAAGAAAAAATACAAAAGAGTAAAAAAAATTCAAATGTTTGGAGAAGAGGAGGAATTTTATCAGGATATTCTTCAGCACAAGGATTTAAAGAGGTAAAGAAAATAATTTTATCAGAAGAGGAAAAGTAA
- a CDS encoding pyridoxamine 5'-phosphate oxidase family protein, with product MGNTKVKMRRRDREITDNEKIKEIIKACDCCRLGLNDNGKVYIVPLNFGFTEENGNYTFYFHGARTGRKLDIIKQNNYVGFELDTNHKIYTKGDKACNYTARFQSIIGNGKVKIIEDSQEKMKALLELMKHNTGKTEWEFDEQMLKAVCVFKLVVEEMSCKEHE from the coding sequence ATGGGAAATACAAAAGTAAAAATGCGAAGACGGGACAGAGAAATTACAGACAACGAAAAAATAAAGGAAATTATAAAAGCCTGTGACTGTTGCCGTCTTGGCTTAAACGATAACGGAAAAGTCTACATCGTCCCACTAAATTTTGGCTTCACTGAAGAAAACGGAAACTATACATTTTACTTTCACGGTGCAAGAACAGGACGAAAACTTGATATAATAAAACAAAATAACTACGTAGGATTTGAACTTGATACAAATCACAAAATTTACACGAAAGGCGATAAAGCCTGCAATTATACCGCCAGATTTCAAAGTATAATCGGAAATGGGAAAGTTAAGATCATTGAAGACTCACAGGAAAAAATGAAGGCTTTGCTGGAACTGATGAAACATAATACTGGAAAAACAGAATGGGAGTTTGACGAGCAAATGCTGAAGGCAGTTTGTGTGTTTAAACTTGTAGTTGAGGAGATGAGCTGTAAGGAGCATGAGTAG
- a CDS encoding formate--tetrahydrofolate ligase encodes MTDIEIAQNAKLKKIGEIAESIGLTEDDFEPYGKYKAKVSLEVLKKNAGKKDGKLILMTAVTPTPPGEGKSTVTVGLTQALNKFGYKSIAALREPSLGPVFGMKGGAAGGGMSQVVPMEEINLHFTGDIHAISAAHNLISACIDNHIHFGNELDIDVNNVTFKRVLDMNDRNLRSIVVGLGPKVNGVPRENSFQITVASEIMAIFCLADSITDLKERIGEIVFAYNRKGEMLKVKQLDIQGAVAALLKDAIKPNLVQTLENTPVFIHGGPFANIAHGCNSLLATKMALKLSDYVVTEAGFAADLGAEKFLDIKARLGNLEPNVIVIVATVRALKHHGGDKDLKSENIETLTKGLVNLEKHIESMQKYNLPVVVAINKFITDTDAEIQVIKDFCAKMDVEVANCEIWEKGGEGGKELVEKVMNAIEKNEKSDKKYTPLYDLNLSIQEKIEKIAKEIYGADGVNFAPKALNNIKKYVENGYDKLPICISKTQKSLSDNPNLLGRPTGFTITINEVRLSAGAGFLVAMAGEIIDMPGLPRKPAAELIDIDENGVISGLF; translated from the coding sequence ATGACGGATATTGAAATTGCTCAAAATGCGAAATTGAAAAAAATCGGTGAGATTGCAGAAAGTATTGGACTTACAGAGGATGATTTTGAGCCGTACGGGAAGTATAAGGCTAAGGTTAGTTTGGAAGTATTGAAGAAAAATGCAGGGAAAAAAGATGGGAAATTGATTTTAATGACAGCTGTTACTCCTACGCCTCCGGGGGAAGGAAAGTCTACTGTTACTGTTGGATTGACTCAAGCATTGAATAAGTTTGGATACAAGTCGATTGCGGCACTTAGAGAGCCGTCTTTAGGGCCTGTGTTTGGGATGAAAGGTGGAGCTGCTGGCGGTGGAATGTCGCAAGTTGTGCCTATGGAAGAGATAAATTTGCATTTTACAGGGGATATTCACGCAATTTCTGCTGCTCATAACTTGATTTCTGCGTGCATTGACAATCATATACATTTTGGAAATGAACTTGATATTGATGTGAATAATGTTACTTTTAAACGTGTGCTTGATATGAATGACAGAAATTTAAGAAGCATTGTCGTTGGGCTTGGACCAAAAGTGAATGGTGTACCTCGTGAGAATTCGTTTCAGATAACAGTTGCTTCAGAAATTATGGCGATTTTCTGTCTTGCTGACTCTATTACTGACTTGAAGGAAAGAATAGGGGAAATAGTTTTTGCATATAACAGAAAAGGGGAAATGCTAAAAGTTAAGCAGCTTGATATTCAAGGGGCAGTAGCGGCATTGCTAAAAGATGCGATAAAGCCTAATTTGGTACAGACTTTGGAAAATACGCCTGTATTTATTCACGGTGGACCTTTTGCGAATATTGCACATGGATGTAACTCGTTACTGGCTACAAAAATGGCATTGAAATTGTCGGATTATGTAGTTACGGAAGCTGGATTTGCGGCTGATTTGGGTGCTGAGAAATTTTTGGACATAAAAGCTAGGCTTGGGAACTTGGAGCCAAATGTTATTGTAATCGTTGCGACAGTTCGTGCGTTAAAGCATCACGGCGGAGATAAGGACTTGAAGTCAGAAAATATCGAAACATTGACAAAAGGGCTTGTAAACCTTGAAAAACATATTGAAAGCATGCAAAAGTATAACTTGCCAGTTGTTGTGGCAATTAACAAATTTATAACTGATACTGACGCTGAAATTCAAGTGATAAAAGACTTCTGTGCAAAAATGGATGTGGAAGTTGCCAACTGCGAAATCTGGGAAAAAGGTGGAGAAGGTGGAAAAGAGCTTGTGGAAAAAGTTATGAACGCCATTGAAAAGAATGAAAAATCAGATAAAAAATACACTCCACTCTATGATTTGAACTTGTCAATTCAGGAAAAAATTGAAAAAATTGCAAAAGAAATTTATGGAGCGGATGGAGTAAATTTTGCCCCGAAAGCACTTAATAACATAAAAAAATACGTAGAAAATGGCTATGACAAATTGCCAATATGTATTTCAAAAACACAAAAATCATTGTCAGATAACCCAAATCTACTGGGACGACCAACAGGCTTCACAATTACAATCAATGAAGTAAGATTATCAGCTGGAGCAGGATTCTTGGTAGCAATGGCTGGAGAAATTATAGATATGCCGGGATTACCGAGAAAGCCAGCGGCAGAGTTAATTGACATAGATGAAAATGGGGTAATTTCAGGATTATTTTAG
- a CDS encoding PolC-type DNA polymerase III, which translates to MSTKYLKVKPSEDFFRKYGIKNFEIEYVNLFSKKREIEIFVRVHNFEAHNEIQDLRQLLYKSFENGLKLKIKMDVNPELIQKDVIGFVKFAIENYKHESKRYQYIFASYEVESLENTVFIKLPSHHLIEEAKRTEAKEELTRKIYECMDNSIKIEFVNGDFEEVKAKIKAQNELNSVKASELPKYENASVSNGNGGNYGGNGNFNNGNNGNGYSNGGNANGGNNKGNYKWKKIPDIDAMPFSTLDILNNGDDVALEGKIFNVDMKETKNGKLMCDFMITDYTDSVSCRIFFNTNEDIQVKLGEWVKVTGSFEADMYSGEKYVRTQRVEVIESKDVKKEDNATKKRIELHAHTNMSEMSGVMSIKDYAKRAKEFGHSGIAVTDYGVVHSFPFAFKEANEDFKVIFGMEAYVVDDEQDLITNPKDKMIEDEIYVVFDIETTGFDPFNDKIIEIGAVKMRGREIIGEFSEFVNPEIPIPPKITELTTITDEMVANAEKIETVLPRFLEFCTDTTVVAHNAKFDVGFIKQKTIEQGLEYSPSVIDTLPLARTLLPDSRGYGLANLVKYFGITLETHHRAVDDAKATSEVFQKFLNMILSKGILKLIEINTDLQPNIQNSETLNTMILVKNQAGLRDLYELVSRSNIEFFGMRRPRIPKTLLNSMRENLLIASSASASERNKGELVNLYLRGAEKDDIEEKARFYDYIEIHPHTNYADMVERTSKEIESYDIIKEMNKYFYELGKSQNKIVVATGDTHYLEEREAINRNVLLLGSGTMWKTETSDGVRGYEFFDRKLYFKTTEEMLEAFNYLGEEAAQEVVVENTHKINDMIEQVRPIPTGFYPPKIDGAEDEVREMTYKKLEELYGENIDESLKERVEKELNSIIQNGFAVLYLIAQKLVHKSVDAGYLVGSRGSVGSSIVAYLMGITEVNGLYPHYRCPKCKHTEFMNEEGSGVDYPDKNCPECDTKYIKDGHAIPFEVFMGFNGDKVPDIDLNFSGEYQGEIHKYTEELFGSDNVFRAGTISTLAEKNAFGYVKKYLEEVEGTPEIKERKAEVMRIAKGCEGARKTTGQHPGGMIVVPKDKSIYDFCPIQRPANDMKSASKTTHFDYHVMDEQLVKLDILGHDDPTTLRILQDLTGVDIYTIPLDDNEVMSLFSGTEALGVTPDEIGSPTGTSGIPEFGTSFVKQMLVDTRPKTFAELVRISGLSHGTDVWLNNAQDYVRSGIATLSQIITVRDDIMNKLIDDGLDKSLAFSIMEFVRKGQPTKNREKWHEYSKTMKEHGVEQWYIDSCEKIKYMFPKGHAVAYVMMAVRIAYFKVHYPIEFYTAFLNRKVGDFKMTAMFRPVEELKRAKMEMDRKGNLNAKEKQELFLYEILIEMHYRKIELEQIDIYKSEAKLFTIQDGKIRMPLIAMDGLGEAVAENIVSERKVDFLSIEDLVKRTKLNKTIVELMKEYGCLKDLSATNQQTLF; encoded by the coding sequence ATGAGTACGAAGTATTTGAAGGTTAAACCTTCAGAAGATTTTTTTAGGAAATACGGAATTAAGAATTTTGAGATTGAGTATGTTAATTTATTTTCTAAAAAGAGAGAGATTGAAATATTTGTGAGGGTTCATAATTTTGAGGCACATAATGAGATACAGGATTTGAGGCAGCTGCTTTATAAGAGTTTTGAAAATGGGCTAAAATTGAAGATTAAGATGGATGTCAATCCTGAACTGATACAGAAGGATGTTATTGGATTTGTAAAATTTGCAATTGAGAATTATAAACATGAGAGTAAGAGGTATCAGTATATTTTTGCAAGTTATGAAGTGGAAAGTCTTGAAAATACGGTGTTTATAAAATTGCCATCGCACCATTTGATAGAAGAGGCCAAAAGAACTGAGGCAAAGGAAGAATTGACAAGAAAAATTTATGAATGTATGGACAATTCGATAAAAATTGAGTTTGTAAATGGGGATTTTGAGGAAGTGAAGGCTAAAATTAAGGCTCAAAATGAATTGAATTCGGTAAAGGCAAGTGAACTTCCAAAGTATGAAAATGCTAGTGTAAGTAATGGTAATGGCGGTAATTATGGAGGAAACGGAAATTTTAATAATGGAAACAACGGAAACGGTTATTCAAATGGCGGGAATGCTAATGGAGGCAACAATAAAGGTAATTACAAATGGAAAAAAATTCCTGATATAGATGCAATGCCATTTTCTACACTTGATATTTTGAACAATGGTGATGATGTGGCACTAGAAGGAAAAATTTTTAATGTAGATATGAAAGAAACTAAGAATGGGAAGTTAATGTGTGATTTTATGATTACAGATTATACAGATTCTGTTAGTTGTAGAATATTTTTTAACACAAATGAGGATATTCAAGTAAAACTTGGGGAATGGGTAAAGGTTACTGGAAGTTTTGAGGCAGATATGTATAGTGGGGAAAAATATGTCAGAACTCAAAGAGTGGAAGTTATTGAATCTAAAGATGTGAAAAAAGAAGATAATGCTACGAAAAAAAGAATAGAACTTCATGCACATACGAATATGAGTGAAATGAGCGGAGTTATGTCAATCAAGGATTATGCGAAAAGAGCTAAAGAATTTGGGCATAGCGGGATTGCTGTGACAGATTATGGAGTAGTACATTCATTTCCGTTTGCGTTTAAGGAGGCAAATGAGGATTTTAAAGTTATTTTTGGGATGGAAGCGTATGTAGTTGATGACGAGCAGGACTTGATTACGAATCCTAAGGACAAGATGATTGAAGATGAAATTTATGTTGTATTCGATATTGAAACGACGGGATTTGATCCGTTTAATGACAAGATAATTGAAATTGGAGCTGTGAAAATGCGTGGAAGGGAAATTATTGGAGAATTTTCTGAATTTGTAAATCCTGAAATTCCAATTCCGCCAAAAATAACAGAGCTTACAACGATTACTGATGAAATGGTTGCAAATGCTGAAAAAATAGAAACTGTACTTCCAAGATTTCTAGAATTTTGTACTGATACAACGGTAGTTGCCCACAATGCGAAATTTGACGTGGGATTTATCAAGCAAAAAACTATTGAGCAAGGACTTGAGTATTCTCCGAGCGTGATTGATACGTTGCCTTTGGCTAGAACATTGCTTCCTGATTCGAGAGGATATGGACTTGCTAATTTGGTAAAATATTTTGGAATTACGCTTGAGACACACCATAGGGCTGTTGATGATGCAAAGGCTACTTCGGAAGTTTTTCAGAAATTTTTAAATATGATTTTAAGTAAAGGGATTTTGAAACTGATTGAGATTAATACGGATTTACAGCCAAATATTCAAAATTCTGAAACATTGAACACTATGATTCTGGTAAAAAATCAGGCTGGGCTTCGTGACCTGTACGAGCTTGTATCACGTTCCAACATAGAATTTTTTGGAATGAGAAGGCCTAGAATACCAAAAACTCTGTTAAACAGCATGAGGGAAAATCTGCTAATTGCGAGTTCAGCTTCGGCTTCTGAAAGAAATAAGGGAGAACTTGTAAATCTTTATTTACGTGGGGCAGAAAAAGATGACATTGAGGAAAAAGCGAGATTTTATGATTATATCGAGATTCATCCACATACAAACTATGCTGACATGGTGGAAAGAACGAGCAAGGAAATTGAAAGTTACGATATAATAAAGGAAATGAACAAGTATTTTTACGAACTTGGAAAAAGTCAGAATAAAATTGTAGTTGCGACAGGAGATACCCATTATCTTGAAGAGCGTGAAGCAATTAACAGGAATGTTCTTCTTTTAGGAAGTGGAACAATGTGGAAAACTGAAACTTCGGATGGAGTGAGAGGATATGAGTTTTTTGACAGAAAATTGTATTTTAAAACTACCGAAGAAATGTTGGAAGCATTTAATTATTTGGGAGAAGAAGCAGCTCAGGAAGTTGTTGTGGAAAATACTCATAAAATCAATGATATGATAGAGCAGGTTCGTCCAATTCCAACTGGATTCTATCCGCCGAAAATTGATGGGGCAGAAGATGAAGTAAGGGAAATGACTTACAAGAAACTTGAGGAACTTTATGGGGAAAACATTGATGAGAGCCTGAAGGAAAGAGTGGAAAAGGAGCTTAATTCGATTATTCAAAATGGATTTGCAGTGCTTTATCTGATTGCACAGAAACTTGTGCATAAATCGGTAGATGCAGGTTATCTTGTAGGTTCACGTGGTTCGGTTGGATCTTCAATAGTTGCCTATCTTATGGGAATTACCGAAGTAAATGGACTTTATCCACACTACAGATGTCCGAAATGTAAGCATACGGAATTTATGAATGAAGAAGGAAGTGGAGTTGACTATCCTGACAAAAATTGTCCAGAATGTGATACAAAATATATAAAAGATGGACATGCCATCCCATTTGAAGTGTTTATGGGATTTAATGGAGACAAGGTGCCAGATATTGACTTGAACTTTTCTGGGGAATATCAAGGGGAGATTCATAAATATACGGAAGAACTGTTTGGAAGTGACAATGTCTTTCGTGCTGGAACGATTTCTACGCTTGCTGAAAAGAATGCTTTTGGGTATGTGAAAAAGTATCTTGAAGAAGTCGAAGGAACACCTGAAATAAAGGAAAGAAAAGCAGAAGTTATGAGGATTGCAAAAGGCTGTGAAGGGGCTAGAAAAACAACTGGACAGCATCCTGGTGGAATGATAGTCGTTCCAAAGGACAAGTCAATTTACGATTTTTGTCCAATCCAGCGTCCAGCAAATGATATGAAATCAGCTTCCAAGACAACCCATTTTGATTATCACGTAATGGACGAACAGCTTGTAAAACTGGATATACTGGGACACGATGATCCGACAACGCTTAGAATTTTGCAGGATTTGACAGGTGTTGATATTTATACGATTCCGCTTGATGATAACGAAGTAATGAGTTTATTCAGCGGTACAGAAGCACTTGGTGTAACTCCAGATGAAATCGGTTCTCCGACTGGAACATCAGGAATACCCGAATTTGGTACATCTTTTGTAAAACAGATGCTAGTTGACACACGTCCAAAAACTTTTGCGGAATTAGTTAGAATTTCTGGACTTTCACACGGAACAGACGTTTGGCTGAATAATGCACAGGACTACGTAAGAAGTGGAATTGCAACCTTGAGTCAGATTATCACGGTGCGAGATGACATTATGAATAAGCTGATTGACGATGGACTAGATAAATCATTAGCCTTTTCCATAATGGAATTTGTTAGAAAAGGACAGCCTACGAAAAATCGTGAAAAATGGCATGAATATTCTAAAACAATGAAAGAACACGGTGTAGAGCAATGGTATATTGATTCATGCGAAAAAATAAAATATATGTTCCCAAAAGGGCATGCGGTGGCTTATGTAATGATGGCAGTAAGAATCGCTTATTTTAAAGTGCATTATCCAATCGAATTTTACACAGCTTTCCTAAATAGAAAAGTTGGAGATTTTAAAATGACAGCAATGTTCAGACCAGTAGAAGAATTGAAACGTGCGAAAATGGAAATGGACAGAAAAGGAAACTTAAATGCTAAAGAAAAGCAGGAATTATTTCTATACGAAATTTTGATTGAAATGCACTACCGTAAAATCGAACTGGAACAAATTGACATCTATAAATCAGAAGCAAAACTTTTCACAATACAGGATGGTAAAATCAGAATGCCATTAATCGCAATGGATGGACTGGGGGAAGCTGTTGCTGAAAATATCGTTTCTGAACGAAAAGTTGACTTTTTATCAATCGAAGATTTGGTAAAACGTACAAAATTGAATAAAACGATTGTGGAACTGATGAAAGAATATGGATGTTTGAAGGATTTATCAGCAACAAATCAGCAGACATTATTTTAG
- a CDS encoding OmpP1/FadL family transporter yields the protein MKLKIAIISILTTVFANAASVDYLSNNSASYFQNPSQTGKITVEGVFYNPAGTVFLDDGTYINVNMQNSMVEESMTLNGKKLKSRRYAGAPSFNLLYKKNNYSLYGNLSVIAGGATLRYNEGVAGIELAGETFNNLTGGRLGAKVVKNRFTGQNRYYQLLLGGAYKFNDAFSMSGGLKYVYAHRKLDGKAQYDYNPLVGAAIGLNRNYLSMNSERNAKGVGGIIGFDYKPTDTLNFALRYETPVKLKFKSKAQEDNKMLLAGRPLGISFFYPEYADGVHSRRDLPGVLALGVSKDINKWTLSSGYTHYFNKAAKMDRFKYNDGYEVNFGADYKINDKFTWHAGFNYANTGAKKESFSDVEYAINSQIYATGLTYKPTESSEWKFGIAHVNYNAANGKREQTSLPGVYIDKSKVKYDKNINVFTVGYTHKF from the coding sequence ATGAAACTAAAAATAGCAATTATATCAATTTTAACAACAGTTTTTGCAAATGCAGCAAGTGTTGACTATTTGTCAAACAACTCTGCCTCATATTTTCAAAATCCATCTCAGACTGGTAAAATTACTGTGGAAGGTGTTTTTTACAATCCTGCTGGAACTGTATTTTTAGATGACGGAACTTACATCAATGTAAATATGCAAAATTCAATGGTTGAGGAATCAATGACTCTAAATGGAAAAAAACTAAAATCACGTAGATATGCAGGAGCTCCTTCATTTAACCTTCTGTATAAAAAGAATAATTATTCACTTTACGGAAATTTAAGTGTTATCGCAGGTGGAGCAACTTTGCGTTATAATGAAGGTGTCGCAGGGATTGAACTTGCAGGAGAAACTTTTAATAATCTTACAGGAGGAAGACTTGGAGCAAAAGTTGTAAAAAATCGTTTTACAGGACAAAATCGTTACTATCAACTGCTTCTAGGTGGAGCATATAAATTTAATGATGCCTTTTCAATGTCAGGTGGTCTAAAATATGTATATGCTCACAGAAAACTGGATGGAAAAGCTCAATATGACTACAATCCACTTGTAGGTGCTGCAATTGGTCTTAACAGAAACTACCTATCAATGAATTCAGAACGTAATGCAAAAGGTGTTGGAGGAATTATAGGTTTTGACTATAAGCCTACTGACACATTAAATTTTGCCTTAAGATACGAAACTCCAGTAAAACTAAAATTTAAGTCAAAAGCACAAGAAGATAATAAAATGCTGCTTGCGGGACGTCCTCTTGGAATCTCATTCTTCTATCCTGAATATGCAGATGGTGTACATTCAAGACGTGATTTACCGGGAGTCCTGGCACTAGGAGTATCAAAGGATATAAACAAATGGACACTTTCCAGCGGATATACACATTACTTCAATAAAGCTGCAAAAATGGATAGATTCAAGTATAACGACGGGTATGAGGTAAATTTTGGAGCAGATTACAAAATAAATGATAAATTTACTTGGCACGCTGGATTCAATTACGCAAATACAGGAGCCAAAAAAGAATCTTTCTCTGATGTAGAATACGCGATAAATTCACAAATTTACGCAACAGGACTGACATACAAGCCTACAGAATCCTCAGAGTGGAAATTTGGAATCGCCCATGTAAATTACAATGCTGCTAACGGAAAACGTGAACAAACTTCACTTCCAGGAGTCTACATTGATAAATCAAAAGTAAAATACGACAAAAATATAAACGTATTCACAGTTGGTTACACACATAAATTCTAA